In bacterium, the genomic window CGAATTTGACCGTCAACTCTATTCGACACTGAAGCAAGAGCTAAAGGACCAAAAACATTTCACATTATTCGAAGCGGACATTCTTGAATTTGATTTCGATCAAATTCCCGACCACGGTAATAAAATTAAGGTGATCGGCAATCTGCCTTATCATATATCGAGCCCGATCATTTTTAGGCTGATCGATCAGCGGGATCGGATTAACACCGCGACTATCATGCTCCAAAAGGAAGTGGCACTGCGCCTGGTGTCCGAACCGTCTTCGAAGGACTATGGCATTTTATCTGTTTTTTGTCAGTACTTTGCCGTTTGTAAAAGGCTGTTCGATATTCCGCCATCGGCTTTTTTCCCACGACCGAAGGTTGAGTCGTCCATTGTTCAGTTGACATTTAGGGACAGTCCGCCGCCGGTGAGTGATTTCGACACATTCAAACAAGTTGTTAAAAGAAGTTTTAATCAGCGCAGGAAAATGCTGCGAAATTCATTATCCGCTTTTGTCGGAAAAAGATCAATTGATTTCAACCTTCAATTGCGCCCGGAGCAGTTATCCGTTGACGAGTTTATACGCTTAACCGACTTACTTTATCAAAACACTTTATGCGTGAAAAATCAAAAATAGAGATCGACAAGGAATTTATCGACGATATTAAAGATCTCGTGGATTCCAAAGCCGAATATTTGCTTAAAAATATTCTCAGTGATTTGCATCCGTCGGACATTTCCGAAATTCTGGATCATCTCGACGAGGAAGAGCGTAATTACGTATTCCAGATCATTGAAACCGAGAAAGCATCTGAGGTTATCCTCGAGCTGGATAACGCCTCGCGTGAAGACATTCTTGAAAATCTGGATGAGGAACAGATTTCTGATATGTTGGATGAAATGCAGTCGGATGATGCGGCAAATATTGTGCAGGAATTGGATGAAGAAACCGCTGAAAAAGTTCTGAGCCAACTCGACTACGAAGACTCGCAGGAAGTCAAAGAACTTCTGAAATATGACGAGGATTCGGCCGGCGGATTAATGCAGTTGGAATTCGTCAGCGTTTTCGTCACCGATACCATACATGAGGCTATAGAAGAAGTTCGCGAAAAATCCAAAGACGTTCAAAAGATTTATGATATTTTTGTTGTGAATCATGACAACCAATTGGTCGGCGTACTTTCTACAGAAACGCTTCTCATGGTCTTTCCTGACAAATTAGTTTCCGAAGTAATGAATCATGAATTTGTTTTTGCGACGACGCATCAGGATCAGGAAGAAGTTGCCAAAATATTTAAGAAGTACGATCTGGTTACTATTCCGGTTACGACGCCATCGGGTAAGTTGGTCGGCCGTATCACGATTGATGATATCATTGACGTCATTGAAGAAGAAGCGTCTGAAGACGTGTCAAAAATGGCGGGATCCGTCAATGAAGATGTAACGGAAACCTCCAGCTTCCGGATATCAAAATCACGCCTCCCATGGCTTTTGACCGCGATGGCGGGTGAATTGGTCGCTGCGTTTGTTCTCAGCCGTTTTGAAAATTCAATCCAAACGATTCTTGCGCTGGCTTTTTTTCTGCCGATCATCATGGCAATGGCGGGAAACATCGCAATACAATGCTCTTCGATAGTCATTCGCGGTTTAGCAACAGGTGAAATCGGCGTCCTGGACATTCAACGGCAGATATTCAAGGAAATTCGAGTTGCAGGAATAAACGGCATCATATTGGGAGTAGTTCTGGGAAGCATCGTAGCCTTGTGGATAGGAGACGTTCACATAGCTATCGTGGTGGGAACGGCGCTGATCTGTGTGATCTTTTTTGCCGCTTTTAACGGAACGGTGTTTCCGCTCATTTTGAAAAAATTTAACATCGACCCGGCTTTGGCGGCCGGTCCTTTTGTTACCATGACGAACGATACGCTCGGCATTTTTATTTACCTCGGCATAGCTACATTTTTTCTGCTTAACAGATAATTATTTTTCGATTATGACTACGGCTGTTGCATAACTGTGGGAGTGCGATACGCTGAGATGGATGCGGGTAGATTGCAGGTGCTTTTTTAATTCATTAAAAAGAAATACATGCGGGATGCCCTCGGGATTAACCTCGACCGAAACGTCCGTCCATGTGTGCGTGTGGTTTCTTCCGAGATGGGCGGCTTTTACCAAAGCCTCTTTAGATGCAAATCGGACGGCGAGTGAAGGATAGGGATTTTCCTTTTTTAAACAATAGTCGATTTCTTCCTGTGTAAATATCCGTTTAAGGAATTTATCGCCGTACTCCAAATGGCTTTTCTTAATTCGTTCGATTTCAACTATGTCGGTTCCTATGCCGAATACCATATTTTCTTATTCGATATTATGATCTTTTATCTTTTTATATAATGCCGGGCGGCTGATACCCAAACGCCGTGCCGCTTCCGCTTTGTTATCCCCTACTTCCCCCAGTACTTTCAAAATTACGATCTTTTCCACTTCGCCTGCAACAGCAT contains:
- the mgtE gene encoding magnesium transporter, which codes for MREKSKIEIDKEFIDDIKDLVDSKAEYLLKNILSDLHPSDISEILDHLDEEERNYVFQIIETEKASEVILELDNASREDILENLDEEQISDMLDEMQSDDAANIVQELDEETAEKVLSQLDYEDSQEVKELLKYDEDSAGGLMQLEFVSVFVTDTIHEAIEEVREKSKDVQKIYDIFVVNHDNQLVGVLSTETLLMVFPDKLVSEVMNHEFVFATTHQDQEEVAKIFKKYDLVTIPVTTPSGKLVGRITIDDIIDVIEEEASEDVSKMAGSVNEDVTETSSFRISKSRLPWLLTAMAGELVAAFVLSRFENSIQTILALAFFLPIIMAMAGNIAIQCSSIVIRGLATGEIGVLDIQRQIFKEIRVAGINGIILGVVLGSIVALWIGDVHIAIVVGTALICVIFFAAFNGTVFPLILKKFNIDPALAAGPFVTMTNDTLGIFIYLGIATFFLLNR
- the rsmA gene encoding ribosomal RNA small subunit methyltransferase A, translating into MHHIPKKRLSQNFLIDSNISRKIVDASHLSPADTVLEIGCGQGALTGEILRQAHHIYGVEFDRQLYSTLKQELKDQKHFTLFEADILEFDFDQIPDHGNKIKVIGNLPYHISSPIIFRLIDQRDRINTATIMLQKEVALRLVSEPSSKDYGILSVFCQYFAVCKRLFDIPPSAFFPRPKVESSIVQLTFRDSPPPVSDFDTFKQVVKRSFNQRRKMLRNSLSAFVGKRSIDFNLQLRPEQLSVDEFIRLTDLLYQNTLCVKNQK
- the acpS gene encoding holo-[acyl-carrier-protein] synthase encodes the protein MVFGIGTDIVEIERIKKSHLEYGDKFLKRIFTQEEIDYCLKKENPYPSLAVRFASKEALVKAAHLGRNHTHTWTDVSVEVNPEGIPHVFLFNELKKHLQSTRIHLSVSHSHSYATAVVIIEK